One genomic segment of Erythrolamprus reginae isolate rEryReg1 chromosome 2, rEryReg1.hap1, whole genome shotgun sequence includes these proteins:
- the ITIH6 gene encoding inter-alpha-trypsin inhibitor heavy chain H6, with amino-acid sequence MDQLRRSLVFLLQILAPLSIVGHPPPIQVPSHERSIRQVKAPQSKFIISSFLVRSTIVSRYASTRVWISMSNPHPEAKEAIFDLDLPHSAFISNFTITMNEKVYVAEVKEKHQAKKMYEEARRQGRTAAHVGTKDREIEKFRVSTSVEAGGKVAFELTYEELLQRHLGKYQHAISIRPQQLVRNLTVELSISERTGIDHVRVLPLRTSRLMTNTLQGEADMPPSTRVEKGRHCAWIVFSPTLQEQEAFSSSGIVGDFVVQYDVAMPDVAGDIQIYNGYFAHYFAPRGMPLLQKDVVFVIDISGSMYGTKLKQIKKAMHVILSDLHQDDNFSIVTFSDTVNVWKPGQSIQATSPNIGRAKDYVSKMEADGWTDINAALLAAASIFNQSSSGDGKVEKKPRIPLIIFLTDGEPTSGVTAGSRILTNAQQALKGTVSLFGLAFGDDADYGLLRRLSLENRGVARRIYEDADATLQLKGFYDEIASPLLYDVELSYLDGVAEDLTRNLFPNYFQGSELVVVGRVKPGASKLQVRTTGQGQEGPLNLENDISTNTTDAAPFGCLGETSKIGHFVQRLWAYFTIQDLLQARFRANDTTARRLLTEKATNLSIKYNFVTPVTSLVVVRPEEARDRSQPVKTTLPPGVTRSLKASPQTLAVSVLPRLSKATKSVLGVSDAAPAITKASKEMTGVRTVPVTAPRLTSSPATTMSTIITPPVYPTIVPTATGHPKSAKVPTILGRTTISWIPLASIRSTKPPRATTILKSTRSPVTLPKASPNRVVRLKPTAQPHSALETRGTATTKAVAKVPKAPTAFSPSASPKILESNSSHWEQPKMAPWPVTKYPPYTKWQASTARTETGKLPRSKTDSKGGVTSKLHTVRPQEKSTVSWATPLPTQAAELKGASPVPGTSTPSSDISLLLLPRESELHSTTIQNTEYEESLNPPALYSFLIPKGLGENVDYGDYPDFFEESDSESDSLRASSKSGLFTFSSWVDGDPHFVIKLPRALGNLCFTLDGRSGDILRLVSDPATGLFVNGHLMGAPSRPGQEERPRTYLDVITIVVEHPQASYVVNITQKGVTLYGEEVLVLPLTQRATIRKPPLAISTWPEANVTVQIGSTVEFLVLLHHYSHPTVLQLDHLGFYIVKGQGLSASAGGLLGQFQNSNVSLSPDLSQGGKVAWMQSGAKEVLLTEVSKVLKDSVQRAHEAKCWLVKRRDVEALLGASYHSYLASNLLEI; translated from the exons AGGTCTATACGTCAGGTGAAAGCTCCTCAAAGCAAG TTCATAATTTCCAGCTTCTTGGTGCGCTCGACGATTGTGTCCCGCTATGCCTCGACTCGAGTCTGGATTTCCATGAGCAACCCACATCCTGAGGCCAAAGAAGCCATCTTTGACCTGGATCTTCCCCATTCTGCCTTCATCTCCAACTTCACCAT AACCATGAATGAGAAGGTCTATGTGGCTGAAGTGAAGGAAAAGCACCAAGCTAAGAAGATGTATGAGGAAGCCCGCCGGCAGGGAAGGACAGCAGCTCATGTTGGCACCAA GGATCGAGAAATAGAAAAATTCAGAGTGTCCACCAGCGTGGAAGCAGGAGGAAAGGTGGCCTTTGAGTTGACCTATGAGGAATTGCTCCAGCGACATTTGGGGAAGTATCAGCATGCTATCAGCATCCGTCCCCAGCAGTTGGTGAGGAACCTCACCGTAGAATTGAGTATCTCTGAGAGAACTGGCATCGATCATGTCCGGGTCTTGCCCCTTCGCACAAGTCGACTGATGACCAATACCCTTCAAG GGGAAGCCGATATGCCGCCATCAACTCGAGTCGAGAAAGGGCGGCACTGCGCTTGGATCGTCTTCAGCCCAACCCTCCAAGAACAGGAAGCCTTCTCCAGCTCAGGGATCGTGGGTGATTTCGTGGTGCAGTATGATGTGGCCATGCCAGATGTTGCGGGAGACATCCAG ATCTACAATGGCTACTTTGCTCACTACTTTGCCCCGAGGGGGATGCCCCTTTTGCAGAAGGACGTGGTCTTTGTTATTGACATCAGTGGCTCCATGTATGGCACCAAACTGAAACAG ATCAAGAAAGCTATGCATGTCATACTAAGTGATCTTCATCAAGACGATAATTTCAGCATTGTTACATTTTCTGACACGGTGAATGTGTGGAAGCCAGGTCAATCCATCCAAGCCACTTCTCCAAATATTGGGAGGGCCAAAGATTATGTCAGCAAAATGGAAGCAGACGGAT GGACCGACATCAATGCAGCCTTGCTTGCAGCTGCCTCCATCTTCAACCAGAGTTCTTCAGGGGATGGAAAGGTGGAGAAGAAGCCAAGGATCCCACTGATCATCTTCCTGACCGATGGGGAACCCACTTCAGGAGTGACAGCCGGCAGCCGCATTCTGACCAATGCCCAGCAGGCTCTTAAGGGCACCGTCTCACTCTTTGGCCTGGCCTTTGGAGATGACGCTGATTATGGGCTGCTGAGGCGACTCTCATTAGAGAACCGTGGCGTGGCCCGGCGTATCTATGAGGACGCCGACGCTACTTTGCAGCTCAAGGGTTTCTATGATGAAATTGCCAGCCCTCTGCTGTACGATGTGGAGCTGTCCTATCTCGATGGGGTTGCAGAAGACCTCACGCGGAACCTCTTCCCCAACTATTTCCAGGGTTCTGAGTTGGTTGTGGTCGGGCGAGTGAAGCCGGGAGCATCAAAACTGCAGGTGCGCACCACAGGGCAAGGTCAGGAGGGCCCGCTGAACCTGGAAAACGACATTTCAACCAATACCACTGATGCCGCTCCCTTTGGCTGCCTGGGTGAGACCAGCAAGATCGGCCATTTTGTCCAAAGGCTCTGGGCCTACTTCACCATTCAGGATCTGCTACAAGCCCGGTTCCGAGCCAATGACACCACTGCCCGGCGTCTCCTGACAGAAAAAGCTACCAATTTGTCCATCAAATACAATTTTGTCACCCCTGTCACCTCCTTGGTGGTGGTGAGGCCAGAAGAAGCCAGAGATAGAAGCCAGCCTGTGAAAACCACCCTTCCTCCAGGGGTGACGAGATCACTAAAAGCCTCCCCTCAAACATTGGCTGTATCTGTTTTGCCAAGACTTTCTAAGGCCACTAAATCTGTTCTTGGAGTTAGTGATGCTGCCCCTGCGATAACAAAAGCTTCCAAGGAAATGACCGGTGTGAGAACTGTTCCAGTGACAGCACCTAGGCTCACCTCTTCACCAGCTACCACCATGTCCACCATCATCACTCCACCCGTCTATCCCACCATAGTACCTACTGCCACCGGCCACCCCAAATCAGCCAAAGTCCCAACGATTCTGGGGAGGACGACCATCTCTTGGATTCCCTTAGCGAGCATTAGATCTACTAAACCCCCAAGAGCTACCACCATTCTTAAGTCAACCAGGTCACCTGTAACTCTCCCCAAGGCCAGTCCCAACAGAGTAGTGAGACTTAAACCCACTGCACAGCCACATTCTGCGCTGGAGACCAGAGGAACAGCCACGACAAAGGCTGTGGCAAAGGTCCCCAAGGCACCAACTGCTTTCTCTCCTTCTGCCAGCCCAAAGATTCTAGAGAGCAACTCCAGTCATTGGGAACAGCCCAAGATGGCCCCATGGCCAGTCACCAAGTACCCCCCATATACCAAGTGGCAAGCGAGTACTGCCAGGACGGAGACAGGGAAACTTCCCAGGAGCAAGACAGACAGCAAGGGCGGGGTAACCTCAAAGTTGCACACAGTTAGGCCCCAGGAAAAGAGCACAGTCTCTTGGGCCACACCCCTCCCGACTCAGGCAGCAGAGTTAAAGGGAGCCAGTCCGGTTCCTGGCACCTCCACACCTTCCTCTGACATCAGCCTCCTCCTGCTGCCCAGGGAGTCTGAATTACACTCAACCACCATCCAAAACACAGAATATGAGGAGTCCTTGAATCCACCAGCCTTATACAGCTTTTTGATACCCAAAGGACTTGGAG AAAACGTGGATTATGGAGACTATCCAG ATTTTTTTGAAGAATCGGACAGTGAATCAG ACTCCCTGAGAGCATCGTCCAAGTCTGGCCTGTTCACTTTCTCCTCTTGGG TGGATGGAGATCCTCACTTTGTAATAAAGTTGCCACGTGCCCTGGGGAATCTGTGCTTCACTCTGGACGGACGCTCGGGCGATATCCTGCGGCTGGTGAGCGACCCTGCCACAG GTTTGTTCGTTAATGGGCACTTAATGGGAGCCCCTTCAAGGCCAGGCCAGGAAGAACGTCCCCGCACCTATTTGGATGTCATCACCATAGTAGTGGAGCACCCACAGGCCAGCTATGTGGTTAATATAACCCAGAAGGGCGTGACGCTCTATGGAGAGGAAGTGCTGGTCTTGCCCTTAACTCAGCGGGCCACAATCAGGAAACCCCCTCTGGCCATTTCCACCTGGCCCGAGGCCAACGTCACTGTCCAGATTGGTTCCACGGTTGAATTTCTTGTTCTGCTCCATCACTATAGTCATCCCACAGTCCTGCAGTTGGATCACCTTGGCTTCTACATTGTGAAGGGCCAAGGCCTATCAGCATCTGCAGGTGGCTTGCTAG GCCAGTTCCAGAACAGCAACGTCAGCCTTTCCCCAGATCTCTCTCAAGGGGGCAAAGTTGCCTGGATGCAAAGCGGTGCGAAGGAAGTGCTGCTCACTGAAGTCTCCAAAGTGCTGAAGGATTCCGTCCAGAGAGCTCACGAAGCCAAGTGCTGGCTGGTGAAACGCAGGGATGTGGAAGCGTTGTTGGGAGCCTCCTACCACTCCTACCTTGCCTCCAACCTGTTGGAAATATGA